Part of the Candidatus Neomarinimicrobiota bacterium genome, ATCCCCATCATTCAAATCAATGAGGCCGACTGGGGTTTTATTACATGAATCAAAAATAAATAGAGTTGAAAAAATGATTGTGGAGATGATTAATCGCTTGTGAATAAACATGACGTATGAATATTACATACCGAACCAAGAATTATACAATAGAGTAAACACCCTATATTTGCATAAGTAAATGTACTTATTCATTTTATTCATTTTTTGCTCTCAAGATTATGCAATATCCTTTCTTTAAAAAGAGCCAAAAGGATTAAATTTGTCATGACCTATTTCAAAAGTACCATCTTAAGCGTTTCAGTAAAAATCTGCCCACTTTCTTTTGATTTAGCAGTCAACTTAAACAAATAAATACCAGCCGGTACTTTGTTACCATTCTTATCCGTGGCATTCCAGGTTTTGCGTTTATAGCCTGCAGATTCATTCCCATTAGTCCAACGAGTTACTTCATTGCCCCTCAAATCATAAATGACAAGTGTGACAGAACTGGCTTCCGGCAACTCATATTTAATTGTGGTTATGGGATTGAAGGGGTTGGGGTAATTCGCATCCAAAGCATAGGCTTCGGGAATAGGATTGATTTTATTGGCGAATTCATCTCTTTGTTTATAATAACTTTCGCCCCAGACTGAAGCAGTATTAGAGGGGGATGATTCTCCCACATTATTAACAGCTTTAACCTGATAAATATATTCATCAGAATTCCAGTAATATTGATTTAATATAAATACTTCGTCATCTGTATATGTTGTGGATGTTGTACTGCCAATTAAGTCCCAAGGCGGAGCGTAACTCTCCTGACGGTAAACATTATAAGAAGTGGCCCCTGAACTTGCCCACCATTGAAGATCTGGGTGATTCCCGTAATGAGTAGGGTTGGTAATGATGAGATTGGTAGGAGCAGAAGGTGCTGTTTGAGTTATTGATAACAAGGCTGAATATGCATTAATACGGCCATAGCCATATTCTTGTGTATAATTACTACCGTTCATGGCAGGTACTTTATCTGCTGTATTACGTATAATATTTCCTAATTCGGTGTTTGTAAGTGTTGGGTCAACCGAAAGTAATAAAGCCGCTAATGCTGCAACATGGGGTGCGGCTGCGGATGTACCGTTGAAATATGGATAGTAATTATCGCTGCTTTTCCCATCTATTCCAACAAGATCTGTTGTTGGAATAGATACACCCGGCGCCACGACATCTAATTCATTACCATAACAGCTCTCCCAATCTCCTGGCAAATAATTTGGGTCAGCACCATCACCATCCTTTTTTCGAATATCAAGTTTTGTAGTTGCTCCAACTGCAATTACATTTGGTTTATTGGCAGGGAATTGTACAT contains:
- a CDS encoding S8 family serine peptidase; translated protein: YLVGVGIVCFSLLQAQIEVKSVGDNKYGKWGERWYTNADGRKGDQVDVRHIIVKFKKGNTIKGFNFSKFGLKHLKIVRGPYAGGFYELLVPENQNAFDNGKRLYNTKAFEYVFMNTYSRLSTHETPNDDYYSQELHWNLERIKMPETWDITTGSNNVTVAVVDVGVEYSHPDLVNNIGPGGKCFTMGCEDEAPETGYYHGTAVAGIIAAGLNNGIGVSGMAGGWGTSGVKIMALRVGPDPFTTGGGISNSAAAEAIEWAAVEKNVKIINGSFNSKTIHADLGASIDIAVAAGALVVFSSGNANYSTNVQFPANKPNVIAVGATTKLDIRKKDGDGADPNYLPGDWESCYGNELDVVAPGVSIPTTDLVGIDGKSSDNYYPYFNGTSAAAPHVAALAALLLSVDPTLTNTELGNIIRNTADKVPAMNGSNYTQEYGYGRINAYSALLSITQTAPSAPTNLIITNPTHYGNHPDLQWWASSGATSYNVYRQESYAPPWDLIGSTTSTTYTDDEVFILNQYYWNSDEYIYQVKAVNNVGESSPSNTASVWGESYYKQRDEFANKINPIPEAYALDANYPNPFNPITTIKYELPEASSVTLVIYDLRGNEVTRWTNGNESAGYKRKTWNATDKNGNKVPAGIYLFKLTAKSKESGQIFTETLKMVLLK